A single genomic interval of Spirosoma taeanense harbors:
- a CDS encoding ABC-F family ATP-binding cassette domain-containing protein, with amino-acid sequence MISITNLSYYLGSRALYENASLHIKPNQKIGLIGLNGTGKSTLLRIINGEYQPDGGTISKAGDVTLGFLNQDLLSYQTDDSILSVAMQAFERQNKLQTQIDEVLHEMETNYRDELVDKLGKLQEEFEALDGYTVQSRAEEIMEGLGFSTDDLQKPLRQFSGGWRMRVMLAKLLLQKPSLLMLDEPTNHLDLPSIQWVEKYIQTYEGAVIVVSHDREFLDNVIDVTVEVANAKLNYYAGNYSFYLEEKALRNEIQKGAYENQQAKIRQTERFIERFKAQATKAKQAQSRVKQLARMDRIDDVIDESARVNFKFQFSTQPGRHILHLDDITKAYGPKRILTRADIRLERGDKVALIGANGRGKSTLLRIISGSEPVNEGRRQLGHNVSFSFYAQHQLESLSVEDTLLDELKHANPTKTEGELRGVLGCFLFSNDEVFKKIKVLSGGEKSRVALAKVLLSQANFLLLDEPTNHLDMQSVNILIQALEQYEGTYVVVSHDRYFVSQIANKIWYIEDEQIKEYPGTYDEYEWWMEERKAEGTGPATQSNEQLRETPKPQAPGPKPQSTDEERKEWQRTLKKLTQQAEESETKIGQLEERKKRLEAELADPATYGDDKLMQAKNDEYRRVMVQIDQLQNEWETAMLEVEEWEKKLN; translated from the coding sequence ATGATTTCCATCACGAACCTCTCGTATTATCTCGGCAGCCGCGCCCTCTATGAAAACGCTTCGCTGCACATTAAGCCTAACCAGAAAATCGGTCTCATTGGTCTAAATGGCACCGGCAAGTCCACGCTGCTGCGCATCATCAATGGCGAATACCAGCCCGATGGCGGGACCATTTCCAAAGCAGGCGATGTGACGCTGGGCTTCCTAAACCAGGATCTGCTGAGTTACCAGACTGACGATTCCATCCTGTCGGTTGCGATGCAGGCGTTTGAACGGCAGAATAAATTGCAGACCCAGATCGATGAGGTACTCCACGAAATGGAGACCAACTACCGCGACGAACTGGTCGATAAGCTGGGGAAATTGCAGGAAGAGTTTGAAGCCCTGGACGGGTATACGGTACAGTCGCGGGCAGAAGAAATAATGGAAGGGCTGGGCTTCTCAACCGATGATCTGCAAAAGCCGCTCCGGCAGTTTTCGGGGGGCTGGCGGATGCGCGTTATGCTCGCTAAGCTGCTCTTGCAGAAGCCCTCTCTGCTGATGCTCGATGAGCCAACCAACCACCTTGACCTTCCGTCGATTCAGTGGGTTGAAAAATATATTCAGACGTATGAAGGAGCCGTTATCGTTGTCTCGCACGACCGGGAGTTCCTGGATAACGTCATTGACGTAACGGTGGAGGTCGCTAATGCCAAGTTGAATTATTACGCGGGCAACTACTCGTTCTACCTGGAAGAGAAAGCTCTACGTAACGAAATTCAGAAAGGCGCCTACGAAAACCAGCAGGCTAAAATCCGGCAGACCGAGCGCTTCATCGAACGGTTCAAAGCCCAGGCGACCAAAGCCAAGCAGGCGCAGAGCCGGGTAAAACAACTGGCCCGCATGGATCGCATTGATGACGTAATTGACGAGTCGGCGCGGGTGAACTTCAAATTCCAGTTCTCTACCCAGCCCGGTCGGCATATCCTGCATCTGGATGATATTACGAAAGCGTACGGTCCGAAGCGGATTCTGACCCGTGCCGATATCCGGCTCGAACGGGGCGATAAAGTTGCCTTGATTGGTGCCAACGGTCGCGGTAAATCGACGCTGCTGCGCATCATTTCAGGTTCGGAACCGGTCAATGAAGGACGTCGGCAGTTGGGTCATAATGTTTCGTTCAGCTTCTACGCCCAGCACCAGCTGGAGTCGCTGAGCGTAGAGGATACGTTGCTGGACGAATTGAAACATGCTAACCCAACCAAGACTGAAGGCGAACTGCGGGGGGTTCTGGGCTGCTTTCTGTTCTCCAATGATGAGGTCTTCAAGAAAATTAAGGTTTTGTCCGGGGGCGAAAAGTCGCGGGTAGCGCTGGCAAAGGTGTTGTTGTCACAAGCCAATTTCCTGCTGCTTGACGAGCCGACCAACCACCTGGATATGCAGTCGGTCAACATCCTGATCCAGGCGCTGGAACAGTATGAAGGCACGTACGTGGTGGTTTCTCACGACCGCTACTTCGTGTCGCAGATTGCCAACAAGATCTGGTATATCGAAGACGAGCAGATTAAAGAATACCCCGGTACCTACGATGAGTATGAGTGGTGGATGGAAGAGCGGAAAGCGGAGGGGACAGGCCCTGCGACGCAGAGCAATGAACAACTGCGGGAGACGCCCAAACCCCAGGCCCCCGGCCCTAAGCCCCAATCAACCGATGAGGAGCGGAAAGAATGGCAGCGAACTCTGAAGAAACTAACCCAGCAGGCGGAAGAATCCGAAACGAAGATTGGTCAGCTTGAAGAACGGAAAAAACGGCTTGAGGCCGAACTGGCCGATCCGGCTACCTACGGTGATGATAAACTGATGCAGGCCAAAAACGATGAATACCGTCGCGTAATGGTCCAGATCGATCAGCTTCAAAATGAATGGGAGACCGCCATGCTGGAAGTTGAAGAGTGGGAGAAGAAACTGAATTGA
- a CDS encoding sodium:solute symporter, translated as MNNLPLFDLGVIVAYLVAMVLVGVYFSRKNKNADQFTRASGLIPGWATGLSIYATFLSSNTFLGVPGKAYGGNWNSFVFSLSMPLAAYAASRFFIPFYRRTGEISAYTHFEHRFGPWARTYAVVCFLLTQLARMGSIFLGIALSLQALTGFSMQTIMLVVGVCIILYTVMGGMEAVIWTEVVQAVVKTFGALLILYLIVQAMPGGVSTIVDIGAQNDKFSLGSLSADFTQSTFWVVLLYGFFINLNNFGMDQNYIQRYHTTASAKEASKSLWLCVWLYVPASLLFFIIGSCLFAYYQVHPEFIDAIRQKVALDRLPATASAAEVSRLAATLQPADYGDKVMPHFMVTNVPTGLMGLIISAILSAAMSTISSGMNASATVFTEDIYKRYISPSPSSRKQLMLLHVATVVVGLLGLTAGLAMIGVKSILDTWWTLSGIFASGMLGLFLLGLISRRTNSHEALLATAIGVLVILWMTFSGQIPDEYGYLRNPLHSNMIIVISTLTIFLVGVVLTKRKGHTAPHSQQDTVLSND; from the coding sequence ATGAATAACCTGCCCTTATTCGACCTTGGCGTTATTGTTGCCTATCTGGTAGCGATGGTGCTGGTTGGGGTTTATTTTTCCCGAAAAAATAAAAACGCTGACCAGTTTACCAGGGCATCGGGGCTCATTCCGGGCTGGGCTACGGGCCTGTCTATCTATGCTACGTTTCTGAGCAGCAACACCTTTCTGGGCGTACCGGGGAAAGCCTACGGGGGCAACTGGAACTCGTTTGTCTTTAGTTTATCCATGCCGCTGGCGGCTTACGCGGCTTCGCGGTTTTTTATCCCTTTCTACCGACGCACCGGCGAAATATCGGCCTACACCCACTTCGAGCACCGCTTTGGCCCTTGGGCCCGGACCTATGCAGTCGTCTGTTTCCTGCTGACCCAACTGGCCCGAATGGGCTCCATCTTTCTGGGAATTGCCCTGAGTCTGCAGGCGCTTACCGGCTTTTCGATGCAGACAATCATGCTGGTAGTGGGCGTTTGCATTATCTTGTACACCGTAATGGGCGGTATGGAGGCCGTAATCTGGACGGAAGTAGTGCAGGCCGTCGTCAAAACCTTTGGTGCCCTGCTCATTCTCTACCTGATTGTGCAGGCCATGCCTGGGGGCGTGTCAACCATTGTGGATATTGGAGCTCAAAACGATAAGTTTAGCCTGGGTAGCCTGTCGGCTGATTTTACGCAGTCGACGTTTTGGGTGGTGCTGCTGTACGGCTTTTTTATCAATCTGAACAATTTCGGGATGGACCAGAACTACATCCAGCGGTACCACACCACGGCCTCGGCCAAGGAAGCGTCGAAGTCGCTCTGGCTCTGCGTCTGGCTTTACGTGCCCGCGTCGCTGCTATTTTTTATTATCGGCTCCTGCCTGTTCGCCTACTACCAGGTCCACCCCGAATTCATCGACGCCATCAGGCAGAAAGTAGCCCTCGACCGGCTGCCCGCTACGGCATCGGCTGCCGAGGTGTCGCGGCTGGCGGCTACCCTCCAGCCCGCCGACTATGGCGATAAGGTAATGCCACATTTCATGGTGACCAACGTGCCGACGGGGCTGATGGGCCTGATTATTTCGGCCATTCTGTCGGCGGCTATGAGTACCATCAGTTCAGGAATGAATGCGTCGGCAACGGTCTTTACGGAGGATATCTACAAACGATACATCAGCCCGAGCCCATCCAGCCGGAAGCAATTGATGCTTCTGCACGTCGCCACGGTGGTGGTGGGCCTGCTTGGCCTGACTGCGGGCCTGGCCATGATTGGGGTAAAAAGTATTCTGGATACCTGGTGGACACTCTCCGGTATTTTTGCGTCCGGCATGCTGGGACTCTTCCTGCTGGGCCTCATCAGCCGACGCACCAACAGCCACGAAGCGCTCCTTGCTACGGCCATTGGCGTGCTGGTGATTCTGTGGATGACGTTCTCGGGCCAGATTCCCGATGAGTATGGTTACCTGCGTAATCCCCTGCACAGCAACATGATTATCGTGATCAGTACGCTCACCATTTTTCTGGTGGGCGTTGTGCTGACTAAACGTAAAGGCCATACGGCTCCCCATTCCCAACAAGATACGGTACTCTCCAATGACTAA
- a CDS encoding dihydrodipicolinate synthase family protein has protein sequence MTKPETTRKGFIPVMLTPFTANGSVDFDALTRLTEFYLQAGAAGLFANCLSSEMFELTPAERLEVIAHVIKVANRAVPVVATGTFGGPIDEQADFVKRVHDTGTEAVILITGLLAKETEPDSAFDERVFQLLDQTPGIPVGFYECPVPYKRLIAPEQLGRFVATGRVIYHKDTSLDLGQITEKLRLASRPGFGLYDAYMVHAVESLKAGSAGLSCIQGNYFPELIVWLCQHYNNPDQQQEVAKVQQFLIHNMDVMHNVYPIVSKYFLQLRGFDMSTVTRRDVGTFTPEIARQVERLYADYTQLKDELELSVV, from the coding sequence ATGACTAAGCCAGAAACAACACGCAAAGGGTTCATTCCGGTTATGCTCACGCCGTTTACGGCAAATGGCTCCGTTGATTTTGACGCCCTGACCCGGCTCACCGAATTTTATCTGCAGGCCGGTGCGGCCGGTCTATTTGCCAATTGCCTGTCGAGCGAGATGTTCGAACTGACCCCGGCCGAACGCCTGGAGGTGATTGCCCACGTGATCAAAGTAGCCAACCGAGCCGTACCGGTGGTGGCTACGGGAACCTTCGGTGGCCCTATCGACGAACAGGCTGATTTTGTGAAGCGCGTTCACGACACCGGCACGGAAGCCGTAATTCTGATTACGGGGCTGCTGGCTAAAGAGACCGAGCCTGATTCCGCTTTTGATGAGCGTGTTTTTCAACTGCTGGACCAGACGCCCGGCATCCCGGTGGGTTTTTATGAATGCCCCGTACCGTACAAACGCCTGATCGCGCCCGAACAGTTAGGGCGGTTTGTGGCAACGGGGCGGGTTATCTACCACAAGGACACTAGTCTTGACCTCGGGCAGATTACCGAGAAGCTGCGGCTGGCATCACGGCCCGGTTTTGGTTTGTACGATGCCTACATGGTCCATGCCGTGGAGTCGCTCAAAGCCGGTTCGGCGGGGCTGTCCTGCATACAGGGGAATTACTTCCCGGAATTGATCGTCTGGCTCTGTCAGCACTACAACAACCCCGATCAGCAACAAGAAGTAGCAAAAGTGCAGCAGTTCCTGATCCATAATATGGACGTCATGCACAACGTCTACCCCATTGTATCGAAATATTTTCTGCAGCTACGCGGCTTCGATATGTCGACCGTTACCCGCCGGGACGTTGGCACGTTCACTCCTGAAATTGCCCGTCAGGTTGAGCGGCTCTATGCCGACTACACCCAGTTAAAGGACGAGCTGGAATTAAGTGTAGTTTAA